The genomic DNA GAAAACAGGACGGGCTCATGACTGGAGTTGCAGAAGAGTGAGCTGTAAGAAGTACGAATCTTTGTTGCCCTCTGCTATATCAGGGCAACAAAATTCGTATAAATCAGCTGcagagtttttaaaaaggagGTGGGGAAGTTAAAAtcactgcagcagctcaggctgtTTGCTCTTCACCAGCTACCACATCTGCTTTGCAGAACTTCTGTAGAAATGACAATTTCGACAAAGCACTCAGGACACAAAAGGGTCAGGACCGCAAATGCAAACTGTCAGCAGAGGAGCACGCCATGCAGCAAAGCCTCCACAACGAGCATTTCTCTTGGCTGCAATGctgcttcctcttcttcaggcaGGGTCTCAACACAACCAGTCTAATGGAAGAACAGCATCTTATTAAGAGCAGCATCTGCTATTTTATTAGCATTAACATTCACATACCATCTATACAAACATTTATGAGTCTGTTTCTTCCCCAGAAAGTGAGTTTGCACTGTCAATTTCAAGCAATGACTCTCTCTAGCCTATTAACACATATTTCACTTACTGCAAGAGGCATGAGTTAAGCTGATCACTGGTATTTTACAGTGATTTTACATGGATTGTGGTGCTAGCACTCAGTGCACCTGGGCTGACAGCACAAACAGCCAGGTTGGGGACCAGGAGGATGTGTGGCTTCCACAGAGAATTAAAAGCACGGTTTTGTACTAACCAACAAAGTGGCACTCACACCTGGATCAGACCAGATCAGTTCCagattttccttccctgaaCAATATCCCCTAAGCAGCTAAATTTTATTCTCAGTTCACTTATTCTGTCTTTCCAGGAGcagcttctgtttgtttaaattgctccacttctgtgattttcttcttgaattcccctctcttttctctccacCTTGCCACCTCTGCTGAAGATGGGGGACGACAGCTCACTACGGCGTGCCATGGCTCCAGGAGCCCTGGTGCTCCACAACCTTCGCTCCCAACCTGAACATCACTTGCTTCTAACATTTAACCCCTGGCCTTTGCCACTTTCAGGAGCTCAGTGACCACAACCTTCTCTGCAAGCCCTTtcgctgctgctcagccccatcCCAAGCCATGAGACGGGCACTGAGCTGCACTCGGGGCCTGAAGACCAAAAGCACGAGGCAAAGAGGAACTGGGCACAGATGGTGCACAAAGAGCACGTTCTGCACCGACTTTCAGACAGGTCACAGACAGCAGAATTCCTAAGACACCGCATTTGCTTGTCTGAGAAGCTGCTGAGCACCACGTCAGCCCTTCCTGCCCAGACAGTGTCCTGGCTGCCTCTTGGGACAGGAGCTTGTCACCAGCTCAGCCCACAAGCACGCGCACCACCACGTGTTGGGGGGCAGCAGGCACTCAGGTGGGGTCCAAGCCCTGCCTCGATGCTGTTCCCAATCCTTCGACAAACTGGGTTGCCAACACACAGACTTCTTGTTCTCTAGGAGGACCCTTCCGATTTACTCAGATTCtatgaaaaacaagcaagcaaaaaccacacccaagcaaacaaaaagcccacAATGCCTGTGCAGAGCAGCCGATTCAGCAGAACTGGAGGGGTCATTCatttcaaaagatgaaaagtAAGAACAGGGAGCTGATTTTGGTTTGCACTGAGATGttaacttagaaaaaaaaaaaaacacaactaattTAAGCTCCATGACTAATGCAGGTTGTTAAAAGACATTTGTTAGCTGCCTAGAAAAAAAGTCTCCCAAAATAAAAGGACTGAAAGGAGGCAACTGCAGTGTATCAGCAAAGGACCACTGACACCAGTGCTGCCGGAGTCCCATTCATCTCCTCTTTAACTGAGCACTCACCTCCACAAGGCTTTCCCAtccaaatcacagaatttaaatgtttctcAACATGACTGGTGCGTGCTGTGCTTTTTCCAGGAGGCAGAAAAGCCTCCGTTCTCCCAAGACACATCACACAGACATCAGAGAACTTGTAGAGATAGGGAGAAATATTTAACACTAATATCTCTTGCAATGAGTGCAAGAACCAGGATGAGAACATTCCCACCATTTATGAAGACTTTCATTCAAAGGAATGCACAGAGACAAATACATTCAATTATTCATATTGGACGTCAACTGCACTCGAAGAGGGGAAGTAGCTCTGAACAATTCCATTTACTGCATTaatcagagaataaaaaaacaaaacaaaacaaaacaaaaaaaaacaccactcaAATGCAGGAAGGGACaaaagaaatcactgaaaagCCACCAGCAAGGTCATTACAGGAATCAGACTGCCTCCCCTGAAATAAGCACTGCTGGCACCAGTGTCACTGGGGCAGAGGtgcagcaggaacagcacagGAGATGGCTCACTGCTTAGAAAGTTGTTTACAGAAAGGGACTGAGCAGCCCAGATAACATCCAACTAGAGATGCAGAAGCACGAGGTGATGTGATTGCTGCGCACCAAAGTGAAAACAAGTACTCCCTTCTCATCTCTGCAATACAAGAACAAGTAAGTGGTCAAAACCCAAGAAACTAAGCAGTCAAGAAGCTGCTCTTCGAAACACTGCAGGAAAACTCCCAACCAAGTGGTGCAAAGAAGCAGCTCTTGTGTCCCAGTCTGATGGTTACTTATGACAgagatttttcctcttcctctgaagCAACTAAGATGGTCATCAGTGCAAACAAGCCTTTCCTACACCAGCGTGATATCCCAGCCCGTACCAAGATGGGTCTCTAGAGGCTCCACATGGCCTCAACAAAGAGTGAGCAGGACTTGTAACGTGCATGAGTTTGAGCACAGTGCATCCCCGTTTGCTGAGTGCACTGCTTTCTCGAACAAAATAACGAGTGCCCTCAGCCAGCAGTGAGGTGTTACGGGTGCTGTGCAGGACAACCTTGAGGTTTTCCAGGAAACAAACCAGACACAGCCACCAGGACacacaggctgggggctgcttcGAAGGCAAGCCGACCTCGTGCTGCAGCTCCTCGCCCCTTATTTCTAATCCAAAAGTGCCGGGGTTCCCTCACAGAGCACCAGCTCCGAACCACGGCTGCACACCTGCAGGCAGCGTGAGGCTCAGAGCCCCCAGGAGGGGCCATCCCCCAGGTATTTTTGGTGTAAGTGGAGTATTTAACTAAGGGAGAGCTTAgatggggatggggcatccacaacttctctgggcaacccgttccagtgcctcacaatcCTCACAGCaataatttcttccaaatgtctactctaaacctaccctcttttcatgtaaagccattactccttgtcccgTCACCACACACCCCTGACacaaagtccctccccagctctcctgcagccccctttagggTCTGGCAGGCTGTTGTagggtctccccagagcctttccttctccaggctgaacacccccagctctcccagcatcTCCCCCCAGGAGAGGTGCCGCTGCCTCGGGCCCATCCCCGTGGCCTCCTCGGGACCCTCTCCACCAGCTCCACGTCCCGGTGCCGGGGGTCCTGGAGCTGAAGGTGGGCTCTCAGGTCACCAACACCTCAACCCTTGGATTCCTCCCCGCGTGGCCTTCCTCCAggggctggaggaagaggaggagcgCGCAGCCCTTGGCGTAACCCAGCACACCCGAGCGGACCGGAGCGCCCCGGGGGGATGCTCCCACCGCCCAAACGGAGGTGCCGGCCTTAGAAAACGGGGAAAGCTCGGGGGGAGAGCCCCCAACTCAAGGCTCACCGTGCACCGGGCCGGCAGTCCGGGCTCACCTGGGCCACGAAGCGGTCGGAGGCGGCGCGGTATTTATCCAGCACGGCTTCGGGCACCGGCTCTGCGTACTCGAACTGCGGGTCGTAGGCGAAGCGGGCCCGGAAAAACCTCTCCCGTTCGGCCTCCACGTTGAGCGGCCGCAGGGCTACGAGCAGGCAGGGGCTCCTCCgtccccccccgcctcccccgccgccctcctcgccccgcggccgcccgaTGTGGGGCAGCGAAGCGGCGGAGCGCATCCTGCCCCCGCTCCCGGTGCAAgcgccgccgcctcgccgcATCCCGGCGCCGCTCTCCGACAGCCTCCGGCTCCCCCTCGGGTACCGGGCCGAGCATCCCGCTGCCTGTCGAGGCGGTGGGGACGGGCAGGAGGAGCACGGCCGGGAACCATCGCGCTCCGGCAGCTCGCCCAGCACGGCGCGGCCCTGCccgctcgccgccgccgccgcccccgggtCCAGCACCATCTCCTCCAGCTCGGCGGCACCGGAGGCTGCAGGAGCGGAGCAGCCGCGATCGGAGCCGCTCGGCCAGCCCCCCAGGCACCGCCCAGCCCCCGCTGGAAGGAACGGGGACGGCCCCGGGAGGGGGCAGGCAGGAAGATGGCGCCTgccggtgcccccccctccgcccccggTACCGGAGCGGAGCCGCCTCCGTGCCCGGCGCTGCCACCCGCTTGGTTTTTCTCCGGCGGTGGAAGCCGCTAGGGAAGCGAAGCTGCCCGAGGATGGCAGATTTTGGGGACAAAGGCGTGCCCGGTTGGACCGGGTGGCTTTGCTGAATGCTGTGTCTCCCCAGGGTGCTGTCAGGAAATGGGGATTTCGCAGCATCTCCTGCGGAGGGACCCGCACGGAGCACCGAGACCACCTCTGGGCCACCTGAGAGGCAGCCCATGTGCCcgagagcattgtccaaatgcttcttgacaagcctgggctgtggctgcttccctggggagctcatcccagcccccagccacaCTCCTGGGGAAGAACTTTACCCCAGGAGCCCTCCTGAACCTCCCCAGATGCAGCTTTGAGCCATTCCCTTGCATCCCATCACTGCTCCCCACACTTTCAGCTACACGTTGGTTATCAGTCACACTAGAGGCGAGCTGCAAAACACCACACAAAGGAGGCTGATGGTGTAGAAGCCAGgtatatttattatttggtAGATCTGCTGATTCTAAGCCGGTCTCGTGCTGGGGGCCCAGCTCGTTGCCTGCACGCTGGAGGCTGGCGGGGGCTCTCCTGCGAGCTGTGCCCAtcctcctgcctgtgcccaCCCCGGTGgtggctgccccagcaccacgAGCCCACCCGTGCTACACAGCTGCCCACGGACCCCAGCAAGGCACCGTCCTGCGTGGACAGAGGCTATGGTACCATGGTCTGAAGTGTCTAAAGATAGCTTGCTAGCGATGAGGGCTTGCGCACACAGCAGAATCCACGAGTGTGATGTTAATGAGCTGGCAGCGCGGTTAATTATCCATCCGCTAGTGGGAAGTGACAAGCCTCTGAAGTGTAATTAATCACCGttcccaaaacaaaaaaaaacacacaacacaatcAGAGTGGAAGTGGGTGCCAGCCCATCCACCCGAGCCGTTGGTCTTGCTCTTTCTCATAGATACCCAACTCCGAGTCCTTTGCCCCCCTGCACGCCAGCTTCTGGTGGATACCAGCATGGAGGGAAGCCGGCCACCATCTCCTTCAgttcttccccctcctccctgcctccaggcTGGATTTCAGAGCACCCGtctgccccagctccccgtgCTCCTTGGTGCCAGCCCCGACCTGCGAGCTCCCCAGCAGTATTTCATTGATGGAGCTCAGCGTCAGGTTGCTGAAGACCATGTTGAGGTGATCGATGCCTCGCAGCTCCTGGATGTGGactttctgcttctgctggtTGCGCCACCGCTTGCACAGCTCCGAGCTGCGCCTGTTGACTGTGTCATCCCCGTCCCCGTAAATCATGTCCACGGGGTCCTCGTAAGGGAAGTGCTCATCGTATATGTAAGTCTCCACGGTGGGATAGCCCGTGCCATAGAGGCAGTACGTGTCCACACCAGGAGGGGGTAAGCCCTTCAGCAAGTCCTTCATGTCCTCCCACATGTACCAGCCATCCTCCAAGTTGACATCGGTGAAGAACTGCTTGTAGTCCCGGTAGGTGTAATTGTAGGAGGGGGTGGAGATGAAAATGTGGTCCTCGGGCCAGGCCAGGCTTGTTGGGAACATCCAGGGGCTGGTGGTGGTCATGCGCTGCTCTTCACGCAGCTTGATGTTGGACATCAGCGGGATGCCCTGGTTATCACCTGCGGGACATAGGGACTCGTCAGAAACAGGGAGAAGGGGGCTGATAGCAGGTGGCCAACCTGCATTGCCTCCTGCAGACCTGGGTGATTTTGGTGTGTTTGGAGTCCTAAAACCACGCAACGATCTTAGATGACCTTAAAAAATAGTCTCTGGACTGTGTAACAACAAAGAATGATGCAAGGGGTCAGATGTTAAAATTTTCAAGCacatgattttaaataaattccttGCATTTTGGAGTCTCAGCTTGTGACCTGTGGATATTTGGGCTGTCAGCATTAGGCAATTGATTGTGGCTTTCTAGACTGAAAAGAGGCTAAAGAGGAACTGGGTGAAGGGAGtttaaagcctgaaaaaaaagcttgtggGGGATGGGCTCTGATATATGGGGAGATGCCAGCAAGTGGCACAGGGCAGTGCGAGGGTCCCTTCGGTGGCCTCCATGTCCTCTGCTACAGAAGGGTTGTAGAGCTTGGGGCAAAGGTCCATCTGCCTCACAGCCCTGCCCCATCGGAGGCAGTGTGGATGCCTGGGGAGGCAGTGAGAAGAAGGCGAGCTCCCCAGCCTGCTTTCCTGGCCACACAGTTTGTGTCTGAAGCATTTTCTTGCCCAGGATGGGCAGTTCTGGTTTCAAGGAACATCCCTAGACTTCAGCTGTTTGTCCCCCAGCTTTTCCACCAGCGTCTGGTCCCTGCTCACTGCCACCCTTCCATTTctgcaggagagaaagaaaacaaagaagcacaCAAGAAATCACTCACCAGATGCCAGGACACGCAGGGGCTTGACAGACCCTCCCCAGGGGGCACCTAAGGAGATGAAGCCCCCGATGTACTGATCTTTCCAGGCCTGTCTCTGCTGTAGCAAGAAGTAGAGGACGTTGAGGTTGCCCATGCTGTGGGCGATGAGGAAGACACGCTGCTGGTACTCGTCGTGCATCTCCTCTATCAGCGCCTTCAGGTTCTGGAAGTATTCGGGTTGCTCCTCTGTGGGTGAGAGAGGCACCAGCTCTTGGGCAGCTCAGGGCTGACCCCAAGAGCCCCAGCTGGAGAGAAGTGTGGGCACAGCCAGCAGAAATGCCACCAGACACATTCACATTagagtgctgctggtggccaagCGCTCACTGACACACACAGCCCTGTCCAGGGGTTCCTCCGTGCTGAAACACCCCACAGCATGCTGGCCTGCTCACCGAGAGCcatcctgcctccctccctgcatgCATGACCTGGTCACAACCCTACACTTACGGGGCCCGACCCTCCAGTCATAGGGGGCTGCCCGAACCGTCTGGTCCCTCATGTAGCCATTGTTCACCAGGTTCTGCACCAGGGTGTGCAGGTAACCTGCGGAGAGAGAACAGGTGGGAATTAGGTCTGCGGTCTTCTCCTGTTATCCTTTTTCCACCCTGATCCTATTGACAGCCAGAATTCCCTCTGATAAGCTCGATCGTTCCGGTCAGAGATAGTGGCCCTGTGCGTCCCGGAGGCATGACGTGCTGGGGTCAAGGCACTCGGGGTGAGAAGGGAACGTGTCCCTGGGGTCAGCGTCCCTCCCTCCTGGGTGCCCTCTGCTGAAGGGTGTTTGGGAGCCCTGGACACCCCGTGCCTCTCCACGAAGCTGGCTCCTCTCACCTGCCAGTTTGCTCTGGTCCAGGTATTCCACAGAATAGGTCTTGCCGAAGCCAGGTACGCGGATGTGCACCCCGGGGGCGTTGGACATTTTCCGGGAGGTTCGGTTGTACACCACCCTGCAGGGACAGGAGAGAAGGTAGGAGCAGGGCCACGTCCATGGGGGACAGGGTAGAGATCACCAGGTGGCAGCTTGGCCCCAGGGGGCTGCTCCCAAGTCTCTAGGAGGTGCTGAGGACAGTCTGGCTGGCACGAGCACATGGTGGGGATGTGGAAAAGGGGAAGGCGTTGGGAAAGCACCGGTGAGAGCTGTGTTCAGAATGCACAGTCCAGGCAGgactgtgtgtgtgctgggtcAAGgccagagagggaggagaggggagggagatcCCTGGTAGGTCATTTCCCTGGGGACCTCCCGGGGTGGGGGTGAGCGGTACCTGGTGTTATCGATCCAGCAGTCAACTCCCACTGGCAGGAATGTGTTGAGGTTGAGCCAGATGGTGAAATAGTCCTCAGTTTTACGGTAGCACATCCAGTTCACCACATCTGGCTTGTCCAGCTTGGCTTCCAGCTGGTTCCCAAGACACCCGGGCACTGGAGGCACCACAGAAAGAGGCCAGGGTCAGCTAGACCCCAtctctgtggggctgcctgGCCCCGTGCTTCCCTAGCCTCCATcctcccctggggctgcctggctggggacacccagggaCCTGCTGTTggatgctgctggaggcagcaccCACGGAAAACAGCCTGCCCAGGCCCTGGTCCCTGCCAAGCACAACACATCTGAGGGCACTTGGAGATGCGGGGTGCGCACAAAAGCGGTGGCAGCATGCTAAAAGCACATCCCTGGGGACCACTGAGCCGCCTCTCCCCACCATGCGTGCTCTGCCCTGCGACACCCAGCTGAGAGCTGCCACCAGCATCTAGCACCCACCCAAGCACATGGAGATACACCAGCACGAAGCATCCTGGTGCATCTCCCCCTGTGTGGCTGCCTTTCcatgctcctctcctccagagAAGCTCCTCTGCTCCTATCCTCCAGAGGGATACAGCTGGAGCTCCTtggggctgcccagccccaccgTGTCCCCTGCCCTACAAATCACACCCATCGGTTtgcccagggcagcagaggcCCTGGGGAGGTGTCCAGGGTGAAAGTTGTCCCAGTGCTGATGCCCAAGGCCCACACGCTGTTTTCCTGAACTTTAAACCCTCCATGTAGGCTGAGCAAGGTCCCTGAAATGATTCGGAACCGTTCCCTGTGGGAATTCAGTGCAAATATCACACAGGGTAAACACAACCCCGTTTTAACCAAGTTCACTGCCTGCCACATgtgagctgggctctgcctctgggcagagctgtggtTCCCTGGCAGGGACAGGGGACGCTCGCTACGGAGACTGCTCCCGGCCACCATGCAGGATCCGAGACCTGCCCCAAAGCACTGGACAAGGATGAGAAGTGAAGGGACCACAGGGGACAGTGGCTGCCAGGCTGGTGGGATGGGAGCACTGGGTGCTGAGTGAACCCGACAGCCCTCGCAGGACCCCAACTGTGTCAAGGACATGGGTTTGGGACAGCCACAACAGTGTCCCTACAGCGGGGTGCAAGGGCAGCCTGGTccagagatgctccagcctcATCCCACCCGCCACAGCCACAGCTCCACGGCACGGCATTCCCTGGGATGCGGGGACATCCAAAATCCTCGTCCCATGCAAGGGGGGAATGGGATCTGCTGGTTGCCTTGCTCAACCTGCTTCACGGCTCCCTCACCCTGGTGGAGGCTCCCTGTGGATACGGGGAAGGTCTAATCCTGCCTTTAAAGCAGGGTGAGGATCAGCACATCCTTCCCCGTACACAAGTGGATGCTGGTGGAGAGCCCAGGCATGGGATGGGGAGCGGGCAGAGggctgctggacctgcccaGGGGGCGAGCAGAGTGGGTGGCAGCTTCTGGGGCAGGAGGTCACCCCCAGTCCCATGGGGCAGCtccagggtgctgggggcaccccaaCCCCCTTCCcccagggcagccagcagccccggTGTGCGTATTCCTGAGCTCTGCCTCACCTCGGAGAGGACATTAGGTAATTATTAAGGGAGCTCCTGTGGGGGCGGAGGGGTTATCGTGGGTCCCAAGGGCACTGGGGGTTTCTGGCCCTTAGGTTTCAGCCCAGGGGGATGGGCTGCATGCCCATGGTGTCCCGACCACCCCAGCACCGTGGCCTGGGCACAGCACGGGGGTGAGTttggtgctgggggtgcagggcagagccaggaaCCCCTGCTGGGATGGGGAGAAAGGGATGTCCTGGGGGGATTTGGACTGGGGCTGCATGGGGGTCTGAGCAAGCTGCAGCCAGGTGAAAGGGTGTTGGAGATGCTCTTCTTGCTGCAGGTCATCCTGAGAAGAGGGGATGGTGCCACGCCACCCCCTGCCCTACGTGGTGACAGCCACTGGGGCCACCTGGCTGCAGGCACTGTCCCTCCAACCATGCcgtgccaggggctgggggcatggCCACCCCTGCCAGGCTGCGGTGCTCGGTGCGGGCTGCCCTGGCGCAAGCAGAACTCCATGGGCATGGGTGTTCAAAGGGTCATCCACCAgatgttctgctttttctcttctctttttaaaagggaaactccgtttgatttaaaaagaaaaagagagagagagagaaaaataacccTTCTGCTCAGAACAGTGCCAAAATCCCATGCCAAGTCCCCAGAGACGGCGCAGGGGGCACAGGAAGGCTGGCCACAGCCGTGCACCACCAGGAGCTGTTTGCAAACAGCCCTGGCCAGGCAGCAGGACTGGTGCTCCATCCCCACGTCCCTAGGTGATGCCCCAACCTCTCCTTTTGCCTCTCCGTGCACCTCTGGTATTGCCATCGCCCCAGCAGGGTGGTCTGATGTGGGGCGGACACCCCCCTGCAGCATTAGGGGATGGAGCAACCATCACTGGGGAGCAGCAAAAAGCATGGGGCAGACATCAGGAGAGCCAGGGGTGGTAGATCCCATCctgctggaacagcactggggATCCACAGCCCCCTGAACCTCTGTCCCTGACCCCTCCCCGAGCAGAGCAAGCCCTGACCCCCCCCTCGGCCATGCTGGGGTCTCTGATAAGATGGGCAGAGACTGCAAAGTGCCCCGGCCTCACTGCCAGCACCCTGGCAGGCGGGCTGATGTGACCTTACCGAGCACCACGGGCGGCGTGCTGTTGGTCGGGGGTGCCTCTGGGGTGGAGGTGGGTGGGAAGAGGACATTGAAGAGCCAGAACTGGGACGCGGGCtgcgggagcagcagcagcagcgtcaGCAGCGCAAACCCAGCGCCCGTCCTCCCCATGGCCAGCTTGGCTGGGCTTCCCTCCGGAGGACGTCGCCAAGCAAACagccttttatatttttacgCAGGTCCAGGCAGAGGCGCTGGGGCcgcaggggaggggagagcagcaAGGGGCT from Anas acuta chromosome 10, bAnaAcu1.1, whole genome shotgun sequence includes the following:
- the MATCAP1 gene encoding microtubule-associated tyrosine carboxypeptidase 1 isoform X2: MLSGTWAASQVAQRWSRCSVRVPPQEMLRNPHFLTAPWGDTAFSKATRSNRARLCPQNLPSSGSFASLAASTAGEKPSGWQRRARRRLRSGTGGGGGGTGRRHLPACPLPGPSPFLPAGAGRCLGGWPSGSDRGCSAPAASGAAELEEMVLDPGAAAAASGQGRAVLGELPERDGSRPCSSCPSPPPRQAAGCSARYPRGSRRLSESGAGMRRGGGACTGSGGRMRSAASLPHIGRPRGEEGGGGGGGGRRSPCLLVALRPLNVEAERERFFRARFAYDPQFEYAEPVPEAVLDKYRAASDRFVAQAIRIIHAVLEKYGTYESFEVATGGRLLSKCQIWSVIRKYMQKEGCVGEVIIALVFYHSEASLQLSWMSQLLPVCTKVTFGSVGAIKSDKTARCGPCLACPSQLSIVC
- the MATCAP1 gene encoding microtubule-associated tyrosine carboxypeptidase 1 isoform X3; protein product: MLSGTWAASQVAQRWSRCSVRVPPQEMLRNPHFLTAPWGDTAFSKATRSNRARLCPQNLPSSGSFASLAASTAGEKPSGWQRRARRRLRSGTGGGGGGTGRRHLPACPLPGPSPFLPAGAGRCLGGWPSGSDRGCSAPAASGAAELEEMVLDPGAAAAASGQGRAVLGELPERDGSRPCSSCPSPPPRQAAGCSARYPRGSRRLSESGAGMRRGGGACTGSGGRMRSAASLPHIGRPRGEEGGGGGGGGRRSPCLLVALRPLNVEAERERFFRARFAYDPQFEYAEPVPEAVLDKYRAASDRFVAQAIRIIHAVLEKYGTYESFEVATGGRLLSKCQIWSVIRKYMQKEGCVGEGQLRVTRQQDVDLAWPVPAS
- the LCAT gene encoding phosphatidylcholine-sterol acyltransferase, whose translation is MGRTGAGFALLTLLLLLPQPASQFWLFNVLFPPTSTPEAPPTNSTPPVVLVPGCLGNQLEAKLDKPDVVNWMCYRKTEDYFTIWLNLNTFLPVGVDCWIDNTRVVYNRTSRKMSNAPGVHIRVPGFGKTYSVEYLDQSKLAGYLHTLVQNLVNNGYMRDQTVRAAPYDWRVGPQEQPEYFQNLKALIEEMHDEYQQRVFLIAHSMGNLNVLYFLLQQRQAWKDQYIGGFISLGAPWGGSVKPLRVLASGDNQGIPLMSNIKLREEQRMTTTSPWMFPTSLAWPEDHIFISTPSYNYTYRDYKQFFTDVNLEDGWYMWEDMKDLLKGLPPPGVDTYCLYGTGYPTVETYIYDEHFPYEDPVDMIYGDGDDTVNRRSSELCKRWRNQQKQKVHIQELRGIDHLNMVFSNLTLSSINEILLGSSQVGAGTKEHGELGQTGALKSSLEAGRRGKN